A stretch of Longibacter salinarum DNA encodes these proteins:
- the purD gene encoding phosphoribosylamine--glycine ligase produces MRILVIGSGGREHALVNALHRSPSATKLFAAPGNPGTQSKAENVRLNTQDVDAVANWAQRHEIDLVVVGPEKPLVAGLVDRLEEEGIPAFGPSAAAARLEGSKAFAKAFMKEHDVPTAAFRVFSSDAYDEAAAYLDEVGAPVVVKASGLAGGKGAIVCSTLDEAHAALERIINDKDFGTAGDEVVIEEFMEGVEVSVFAITDGEHYALLPPSQDHKAIGEGGTGPNTGGMGAYAPAPMMTGRLLTRVCREIIEPTLKGMSDAGSPYRGLLYCGLMLAEDGPKVVEFNCRFGDPEAQVVLPLLDVDLADVLAKTARGELRNVAIRASARHAACVVLASDGYPVDYETGFEITGIDKANAMEDVDVIHAGTGRRTDGATVTAGGRVLNVVGYGDTLQAALDRAYAAADVVDFKGKTLRRDIGRHAR; encoded by the coding sequence ATGCGAATCCTCGTAATCGGTAGCGGAGGACGAGAACACGCGCTCGTAAATGCATTGCATCGGAGCCCGAGTGCGACGAAATTGTTCGCTGCACCCGGCAATCCCGGGACACAGTCGAAGGCGGAGAATGTACGCTTGAATACTCAGGATGTCGATGCCGTGGCGAACTGGGCGCAGCGGCATGAGATCGATCTCGTGGTCGTGGGCCCGGAGAAGCCACTCGTTGCCGGGCTCGTTGATCGTCTCGAGGAGGAAGGAATACCGGCGTTTGGTCCGTCCGCCGCTGCGGCGCGGCTTGAGGGGAGCAAGGCGTTTGCGAAGGCGTTCATGAAGGAGCACGATGTGCCGACGGCGGCCTTTCGCGTGTTCTCCAGCGACGCTTACGACGAGGCAGCAGCGTATCTCGACGAGGTTGGAGCGCCCGTCGTGGTAAAAGCCAGCGGCCTCGCCGGTGGGAAGGGCGCGATCGTTTGCTCTACGCTCGACGAGGCTCATGCTGCCCTCGAACGGATCATCAACGACAAGGACTTCGGCACGGCGGGGGACGAGGTCGTGATTGAGGAGTTCATGGAAGGCGTCGAAGTCAGTGTCTTTGCGATTACGGATGGCGAGCATTACGCTTTGCTCCCTCCGTCGCAGGACCACAAGGCGATCGGGGAAGGTGGAACCGGGCCGAATACGGGAGGGATGGGCGCTTATGCACCCGCGCCCATGATGACCGGCCGGCTGTTGACGAGGGTGTGCCGGGAAATCATCGAGCCGACGCTGAAGGGAATGTCCGATGCTGGCAGTCCGTATCGTGGTCTTCTCTACTGCGGCTTGATGCTCGCGGAGGATGGTCCAAAGGTCGTTGAATTCAATTGCCGTTTTGGCGACCCCGAGGCCCAGGTGGTCCTTCCGCTCCTCGATGTGGATCTGGCAGATGTTCTCGCGAAAACGGCCAGAGGCGAGCTTCGAAACGTCGCCATTCGTGCATCGGCCCGACATGCTGCGTGCGTCGTTCTGGCGTCGGATGGCTATCCGGTCGATTACGAGACCGGGTTCGAAATCACCGGTATCGATAAGGCAAATGCAATGGAAGACGTCGATGTTATTCATGCCGGAACCGGGCGCCGGACAGACGGAGCGACTGTTACCGCTGGGGGGCGCGTCCTGAATGTGGTCGGGTATGGTGACACGCTACAGGCCGCGCTAGATCGTGCATACGCTGCGGCGGATGTTGTCGACTTTAAAGGCAAAACGCTTCGTCGAGATATCGGTCGGCACGCACGCTGA
- the murA gene encoding UDP-N-acetylglucosamine 1-carboxyvinyltransferase, with amino-acid sequence MDKFVIEGPSTLSGSLEVGGSKNTALPLMAAAILAEGETTVTNVPDLRDVHTLSKVIRVTGPDVTVAPDDHTVTIDASTVDQPVAPYELVKKMRASFYMLGALIGRCGQARVSLPGGCAWGPRPVDLHIEGMKQFGAEIELDEGYVVAKARGGRLEGGTFRMEPSSVGATVNLLLGAVTARGGSRIENAAMEPDVVAFGEALKEMGAQIDGLGTRTIEIQGVDGLDPIRVRNTPDRIEMGTFMILAAMAGESGKPFRITNGNHEHLGQAFKDYFRGTGVNVEYTNDGAIVTPPESLTPVSIRTETYPGFPTDLQAQWTVMLATADGEATVTDTIYDDRFKHIPELQRLGIDVSVNGNAATVRGGAKIKGAQVMSTDLRASVSLVMAGIVAEGRTDVLRIYHLDRGYENLAEKLRAAGATIKREQYDEFAEPSIQK; translated from the coding sequence ATGGACAAATTCGTCATCGAAGGCCCCAGTACTCTTTCAGGCTCGCTCGAAGTTGGCGGCTCGAAGAACACCGCACTGCCTCTGATGGCAGCCGCGATTCTGGCCGAGGGTGAAACCACGGTGACGAACGTCCCAGACCTGCGTGACGTGCATACGCTCTCGAAAGTGATTCGCGTAACCGGACCGGACGTTACGGTCGCACCGGACGATCACACGGTCACAATCGATGCGTCGACGGTCGACCAGCCCGTGGCCCCTTACGAGCTCGTCAAGAAGATGCGGGCGTCGTTCTACATGCTCGGCGCACTCATTGGCCGTTGCGGTCAGGCCCGAGTTTCACTTCCCGGCGGATGCGCATGGGGACCTCGCCCGGTGGACCTTCACATCGAGGGAATGAAGCAGTTCGGAGCCGAGATCGAGCTGGACGAAGGCTACGTGGTCGCAAAGGCCCGAGGCGGGCGGCTGGAGGGCGGCACGTTTCGCATGGAGCCGTCGAGCGTCGGCGCCACCGTCAACCTTCTCCTCGGTGCAGTGACAGCGCGCGGCGGATCTCGCATCGAGAATGCAGCCATGGAGCCGGATGTCGTCGCGTTTGGCGAAGCGCTGAAAGAGATGGGGGCGCAGATCGACGGCCTCGGGACACGGACGATCGAGATTCAGGGGGTTGACGGCCTCGACCCGATTCGCGTACGCAATACGCCCGACCGGATCGAGATGGGAACGTTCATGATCCTCGCGGCCATGGCCGGCGAATCCGGCAAGCCGTTCAGAATCACGAACGGGAATCACGAGCATCTCGGGCAGGCGTTCAAGGACTACTTCCGCGGCACCGGGGTAAACGTCGAGTACACCAACGACGGCGCCATCGTCACGCCGCCCGAGTCGCTCACGCCGGTTTCGATCCGCACGGAAACCTATCCTGGCTTTCCCACGGACCTGCAGGCCCAGTGGACGGTCATGCTCGCGACGGCCGACGGGGAAGCGACCGTGACCGATACGATTTACGACGACCGTTTTAAGCATATCCCCGAGCTCCAGCGACTCGGTATTGATGTCTCCGTAAACGGTAATGCTGCCACTGTACGTGGCGGCGCAAAAATCAAAGGAGCGCAGGTCATGAGTACGGATCTGCGTGCCAGCGTCTCGCTCGTCATGGCGGGAATTGTTGCAGAGGGCCGAACCGATGTTCTCCGAATTTATCATCTCGATCGGGGATACGAGAACCTGGCAGAGAAACTTCGCGCTGCCGGTGCAACGATCAAGCGAGAACAGTACGATGAGTTTGCCGAGCCGAGCATCCAGAAGTAA